The DNA segment TGGATCGCCCCGGAGTCGACGAGGAGGTGCAGCTGGCTGAGCACGCGCTCGCGGTGCTCGGCCATGCCCTGGCCCTCGATCCGCTGGAACTCGGGCCTGCCCGCGCGCTCGCGTGCGAGCAGGCGGGTGTCGGCCCAGGTGCCGAGCAGCTGGCGCCCGAGCGCAGCGACGTCGACTACGGGGGCTTCGTTCCCGTCGATCGGTGCGGGTGCGTCGTGCTTCATCGTCGCGGGGGCGGGAGCGGCGCCGCCCCGGGATGCCGTGTCGACCATCGTCGGTTCGTCCTCCATACGCTGGATCAGGATTCTGTCACCGTACGACCGGCCGCGATGGTCGGGAAGTACTGCATCCGCCGCCTACAAAGCGCCCGCGGGGCGCTCCACAGGGCACTGTGGAAGCCTACAAAGCACCGCGCTTGGAAGGTTCGATGATCTCCAAGGACTCACGGGTGCGTGCGCGTCATCGGGTGAAGAACGCGCTCGCCTTCGGCGTCCACAGCAGGATCAGCACGACCGCGGAGACCGCGATGCCGATCCACTCGCCGACGGGGATGCCGAGGTACGCGACCGCGAGGAAGAGCGAGCCGATGACCGAGAGCACCTGGAGGACGGTGACGATGAGGCGCGCACCCTGGCTGCCGCGCAGCAGCCCGCCGGCGAGCACCGCGGTGACCAGTCCGATGACGATCGACACCGTCGCGGCCGTGATCATCGGCCCGGTGCCCCCGAAGCCGTCGACGACCTCCTGCACCGGCAGCAGGAAGAACAGCACGACGCCCGAGACCATGTCGAGCGCACCCGCGATGAACGCGAGCAACCCGATGATCGTCACCGTGACCGGACGACTCCCCTGGACTTCAGACATGCGATCCCCGCTCCCTGCCGTCGCTGCGACGACTCCCTCGCCCGAATGCTAGCGAGCGCGGACCCCCGACCGCGAGGCCCGCAGTCCCGTGTCGTCAGCCGCGGTGCTCGGCGACGACGCCGAGCACCGCCTCGCCGTAGGCCCCGAGCTTCTTCGCGCCGATCCCCGAGATCCCGTCGAGGTCGGCCACCGAACCCGGGCGGCGGACGGCGACCGCGCGGAGCGTGGCGTCGCCGAAGACGATGTACGCGGGCACGCCCTGCTCGCGCGCCTCGCCCGCGCGCCACGCGCGAAGCGCCTCGAACAGCTCCGCGTCACGCGGTTCCAGGTCGGCCGCCGCGGGCGCCGCGGCGCGCGCCGAGCGGGCGCGCGACGGGCGATCCGGCTCGACGCGGAACGACACGCGCCGCTCGCCCGAGAGCACGGCCGCCGAGGCATCCGTCAGCGTCAGCACGCCGTACTCGCCGACCGGCTGCAGCAGGCCCTGCGCGAGCAGCTGGCGAACGGCGCCGCGCCACTGCGCATCCGTCAGGTCGTCGCCGATGGCCCACGTCGCGAGCGCATCGTGCCCGTACTGCTCGACCCGGGCGGTCCGCTTGCCGCGCAGGATGTCGACGAGGTGACCGGCACCGAAGCGCTGCCCGCGCTCGCGCTGCAGCCGGACGATCGTCGACATGAGCTTCTGCGCGGCGACCGTGCCATCCCACGACGCCGGCGGCTCGAGGCACGTGTCGCAGTTCCCGCACGGGTCGCTCGGTTCGCCGAAGTACGCCAGCAGGTTCCGCCTGCGGCACTCGACGGTCTCGCAGAGCGCGAGCATCGCATCGAGGTGGGCCGCCAGCCGCCTGCGGTGCGCGAGGTCGCCCGGGCTCTCGTCGATCATCCGACGCTGCTGCACGACGTCCTGGAGCCCGTAGGCGAGCCACACCGTCGACGGCAGGCCGTCGCGCCCCGCACGCCCCGTCTCCTGGTAGTAGCCCTCGACCGACTTCGGCAGGTCGACGTGCGCGACGAACCGCACGTCGGGCTTGTCGATGCCCATGCCGAACGCGATGGTCGCGACCACCACGACGCCGTCCTCGCGCAGGAACCGCTCCTGGGTCCGCCGACGCGTCTCGGCGTCGAGGCCCGCGTGGTACGGCACCGCATCGATGCCGTTCGCGGCGAGGAACGCCGCGAACTTCTCGGTGCGCGCACGCGAGAGCGCGTACACGATGCCCGCGACCGCGTTGCCGTCGGCATCGCGGCCCTCGGTGCGGACGAAATCCAGCAACTGCTTCCGGACGTCGAGCTTGGGCGCGATCCGGTACTGGATGTTCGGCCGGTCGAAGCTCGAGACGAAGTGCCTGGCTTCGCCGAGCGAGAGCCGGTCGGTGATCTCGCGGTGCGTGGCCTCGGTCGCCGTCGCGGTCAACGCCATGCGCGGCACGTCGGGCCAGCGTTCGGCGAGTTCGGCGAGCGCGAGGTAGTCGGGCCGGAAGTCGTGACCCCACTGGGCGACGCAGTGCGCCTCGTCGATGGCGAACAGCGCGATCGTGCCGCGCTCGAGGAACCGCTTGGTCTGCTCCGACCCGAGCCGTTCGGGCGCGACGTAGAGCAGGTCGAGCTCGCCCGCGAGGTACGCGCGCTCGACCCGCGACCGCTCCGCCGCGGTCTGCGACGAGTTCAGGTAGCCGGCACGCACGCCGTTGCGCACGAGCCCGTCGACCTGGTCGTGCATGAGCGCGATGAGCGGCGAGACCACCACGCCCGTTCCCTCACGGAGCAGTGCGGGGATCTGGTAGCAGAGGCTCTTGCCGCCGCCGGTCGGCATCAGCACGACCGCATCCCCGCCGGATGCGACGTGGTCGATGATCGCGGCCTGCTCGCCACGGAAGGAGTCGTACCCGTACACCGTCCGCAACGCCTCGGCTGCCGAGGAGAACCGTGCGGGAGCGGGCCGGGCGCCCGCGGCGGCCCGCGCCCCCGCGTTCGGCGGTCCCGCGTTCGGCAGCCCCGCGTCGGACGGCGGGGGCGGCGCCCACTCGTCCTCCGGCGGCACGAGCTCATCCGGGTCCCACGGGATGTCGTCGGCCGGGTCGGGCGCACCGAGCGGGTGCGCGTGCTCGCTCCAGGTCACCCGACGACCCTACCCGGCGCAACCGACGAGGCGCGGGCCCGCCGAAGCGGACCCGCGCCTGCCGTGCTGTGGAGGACGGATCAGTCCGTGCGCGCCGACTCGGGACGTTCGTCCGAGGCACCCGTCGCCGTGGCCTGGTCTTCAGGCCCTGCGGAGTCGGGTGAGCCCGCATCGTCCGGCCCGTCGTCATCGTCGCGGCGCCGGATGACCAGGAACGCGACCCCGGCCGCGGCCAGCGCGACCATCACCGCGCCGCCGATCCACAGCAGATCGGACGCGGCGCCGGAGCCGGCGGCATCCGCCTCGCCCTCGGTCTGCGGACCGGGCTCGACTGCGCCCGAACCCGACGACTCGCACGTCGATTCGGCAGCCCCCTCGGCGAGCGGTTCGCCGTCGGCGGGCTCCCAGTCGAAGTCGAACTCACCGGAGATCGGGTGCCCGTCGGCGGAGACGACCCGCCACACGACCGTGTACTCGCCCGCGGGGCCGAGCTCGGCGGGCACGCTCGCGATCGCCCCCGTGATCGCCGGGCACCCGCCCGCGTAGTGGAGCCCGTCCGGCCCGACGACGTCCATCGCTCCGGCACCCTCGACGTCGAGCAGCGCGTCGTTCGTCTGGAGCCAGACGGTCTCGGGCTGGGTCACGACCGTCGAGCCGTCCTTCGGGCCGACGGCGATCACGGTGTTGTGCGCCGCGGCGGGCGACGCCGGGCCCGCGATCACGGCCATCGCCGTGAGTGCGACGACCGCGCCGAAAGCGGAGAGACGCCGTGCGGGCATGCTCAGGCCCGCTTCTTGCGCGTCGCGGCGATCGCGACGACCAGGCCCGCAGCGCCGACCGCGAGTCCGGTGATGCCGAGCACACGTCCGAGGACGTCGACGGAGGAGTCGGTCGACGCGGTGGTCTCGGCCTCGACGTGACCCTCCTCTCCCTCGGCCTCGTCGTCGGAGTGGCCGTGCCCGTCCGCGGCGCTCGCCTCGGTGACCGCGATCGCGGGCGCGGGCAGCTCGGGCTCCGAGCCGTCTGCCGCGGGCGACTCGGCCCAGGCCGTCTCGCCCTCGACGCAGGTCTGCAGCACGGGGAACTCGAGCCGCTCGCCCGCCGCATCCTCGGGCAGCCGGACCTGGATCTGGAAGGCTTCGCGGTAGCCGTCGGGCTGCGGCGTCGCGGCCGTGTACACGACCTGCCCGACGCGTTCGGCGATGACCTCGCCATGGGCGCCCTCGACCGGCTCGTCGAGCTCGACCATGACCTTCTCGACCTCCCAGCCCGCCTTGAGCGTCGGCGTGACCGAGAGGATCGACTCGGGGATCTCGACGGCGTACGACGCGGTCGGCGAGCCCTCGCAGCCGTGGCCCGAGGCGAACTCGAGCACGGAGTAGGAGCCGGCCGCGGTCGTGCTGGGGGTCACGACGACGTGGGCCTGGGCCGCGACGGGCGCGGCCAGGGCGAGGAGGGTTCCGGCGCCGAGTGCGGTGGCGGCGGCCGCGGTGGTACGGGTGATGGATCGCATGTCTCTTCTTCTCTGGTGGGTGCGCGGACGCGCTGCCGGATGTCTGACGGCAGTGGTTCGGCGCGTCGGCGCGAACGGGTTGTGTGCGCGTGACCGCTCAGGCGGTCGCAGCACCCGCCGGCGGTCCGCGATGGCGGAGCGAGGAGAGGATCCGGATGCCGAGGCCGGACGGGCCGTCGGATCGGTCGGTCGTCCGGGCGCGGCCGGGCATGTCCGGGACGGGCAGTCCGACGAGCACGGCCTGCAGCAGGCGGATGCCGCGACCCGCGAGGTCGGCGACCACCGACACCAGGGCTGCCGCGCGCTCGAGGACGGCCAGGAAGGCGACCGTGAGCACGGCCGCGACGACGTGCGCGACCGGCATGCCCGCGTGCCCGTGGTCGAGCGCGATCACCCCGTCGATGCGGATCGCCGCACCCGAGTGCAGGGCGTGCGCACCGACCGGGGTTCCGCTCGCCGAGGCGCCGGGCGAACCGAGCGCGTAGAAGAGATGGAGCGCGGATTGCGCGACGAGCGCCGACACGACGGTGCCGCGCAGCCGCATCCGTCGCCCGACGAGGATCATCGCCACCGGTGTCGCGAACGCCATCGCGAGGACGACCGCGAGCAGGCCCGGCGGGCGCCCGCCGCCGACGGTGTGCGCGAGGGATGCCGCGAACACGGCGAACGCGGCGATCGCCGCGCCGCGCGCCGTGCGTGCACCCCGGGAAGTCACCCCCTCAGCCTACCGGCGGACGAGGACGAGGGCGAGGGCGAGCGGGTGAACGGCGAAACGGCGAACGGCCCCGGGCGTGCCCGGGGCCGTTCGCCGTCGTGGGTCGCGCTCAGCTCACGTCGAGCGTGAACGAGGTCGTCGTCCCGGTCGAGGGGACGGTGACGACGAACGTCGTCGGTCCGCTCGCGCCGGCCGGCACCGTGAAGTTCACGCTCGCCTGGCCGACCTCGTCGAAGTTCGGCGTGTACGCGGTGTCGATCGCAGCGCTGCCCAGTTCGACGCCACCCGAGGAGACGACCGCGGTGTCCGCGTCGACCTCGTCACGCGTGAAGTCGAGCGACGACAGGTTCACCGTGACCGAGGCACCGGCGGAGACCGAGGTCCCTCCGGGAAGGTGCACGCCCACGGCGCGCTGCTTCACGTCGGGCGTCGCCGTGCCGAACGTGTCGAACCAGTCGACCATCGACTCGAGGTCGATCTTGCCGCTGTCGGCCTTGCTCGTGCCGAGGGCGAGGGTCGCGAAGTTGTCGCCGCCCGTCGCGAGGAACGAGTTCACGCCGACCGAGTACGTCGCGGCCGGGTCGATCGGGACCCCGCTCAGCCACATGTCGTCGATCCGGTCGCCGGCGGGGCCCGCCGGGTCGTAGGTGTACGCGAACTCCGCGTTGACGCCGAGCTTGAGGAACGGACGGCTCGCACCGGCGGGCTGCCACTGCTCCTCGAGCACCTGCTTGATCTGCGCTCCGGTCAGGTTCATCGACACGAGCGTGTTGGCGAACGGCTGGACGGCCGCAGCCTCGGCGAAGGTCACCTCGCCCGCGGCCACGTCTGCACGCAGACCACCGGGGTTCATGAAGGTGATCTGGACGTTGCGGGTGCCGTCGACGTTGAGCGACCACTTCTGGACGTCGGCGACGAAGTTGCCGAGCGTCGACTCCCCACCGCGGTTCTCGGGGAACGAGGGCGCCCCGACCGGGTCGGCCCGAACGGCTCGGCCGAAGCCCGCCGCCGCGTCGCCGAGGACGACGCTGCCGAGTTCATCGGCGATCGCCGTCGCCTCGCTGACGAGCGGCACGATCGACGGATCCTGCTCGTAGTTGTAGCCGATGACGTCACCCCGCTCGTTGCGGATGGCCATCGTGTAGATGGTGTTCTCCATCTGCACGATCTCGTCCTTCTTGCGGTCGTAGGTGATCTCCATGTTGGAGAACCGCTCGCCGTACTGGCCGCTCGAGATGACCGGGCGCCCGTCGATGACGTGGTTGTACGCCAGGTGGGTGTGGCCCGAGACGATCGCGTCGACGTTGTCGTTCGCACCGAGGACGATCTTGCCGAAGCGCGAGTCCGGGTCGGTCGCGCTCGCGACGCTCGTATCGGCGGCGCCCTCGTGCACGAGGAGGACGACGATGTCGGCCTCGCCGTTCTTCTTGTCGCCGTCGCTCAGCTGGTCTGCGACTCGGTTCGTCGCCTCGACCGGGTCGCCGACGGTGATGTCCTCGATGCCGCCGGGGCTCACGAGGGAGGGCAGTTCGTCGGTCACCGCGCCGACGAAGCCGATGGTGACGCCCTGGAACTTCGTCGTCCAGTACTCGGGAAGGGCGGCTTCGCCCGTGGCCTTGTCGTAGACGTTGGCGCCGAGGTACTCCCAGTCGACGAGCGGGATGACCCGGTCGGTCAGGTCGTCGAACCCGCGGTCGAACTCGTGGTTGCCGACCGAGCTCACGTCGAGCCCGGCCTTGCTGAGCGTCACCATGGTGGGCTCGTCCTGCTGGATGAAGGAGGTGAACGTCGATGCGCCGATGAGGTCGCCCGCTGCGGCGACGACCGTGTTCCTGTTCTCGGCCTCGAACGCCTTGATCGCTGATGCGAGCGCGGCGACGCCGCCTGCGGAGCCGGACTGCTCGATTCGCCCGTGGAAGTCGTTGAACGTGAGCAGGTTCATGTCCACGAGGTGGCCGAGCGCGTTCGGCCCGGGTGCGCCGGGAGCGGCCTGGGCGGACGCCACGCCGCCGAGGGCCAGGGCGAGTGCGGTCGCGCCGGCGAGCGCGCCTGCGGCGGCGCGCCCACGGGTGCGTGCTGGGGAAGCGGTGCGGCCGGGCGCCGCTCCGGGGGAACGTTGCTGCATTGCGTGATCTCCTCTACCTGACGGATGCGGGGAGTCCGCCATGGCGCACCCCCCGGCGTCGCACGTGCCGCTGGGTACGAGCAGCACTGCTCGGCAGCCTAGGCTCACGCGACGCGCGCTGGGAAGGGTCGGAACCGACTCGTCATCGAGAGTTCGACTGATCCGCGTGATTTTGCTCGGATGAGCAGTGGTCTCTGCTCAGATGAGCACATCCTGGCGGTCAACCGAGCCCGGCGCCCGTGGCCGTGGCCGTGGCCGTGGCCGTGGCCGTGGCCGTGGCCGTGGCCGACGATATGCTCGGCGCGATGCTCACCGCGGTCCTCTCGCTCACCGGTGCGATCGTCTACGGCGCCGCGGACTTCCTCGGCGGACTCGCCGCGCGGCGCATCGGCGCGGTGCTCGCCACGGCCGTCTCGGCGACCGCGGGCCTCGTCGCGATGCTGGCGGCGCTGCCGGTGCTCGGCGGCATCTGGTCCGCCGCCGACGTCGGCTGGGGCGCGCTCTCGGGGCTGATCGGCGCGGTCGCGATCGCGCTGCTCTACGCGTGCCTCGCGATCGGGCCGATGAGCATCCTCTCGCCGCTGACCGCGCTGCTCTCGGCGGTGACCCCGATGCTCTGGGGCACCCTCGTCGGGGCCGAGCGATTCGGCACCCTGGGGCTCTGGGGACTCGGCCTGGCACTCGTCGCGGTGGTGCTCGTCGGGTTCGTGCCCGAGCGGGGCGCGGTCCGACCGAGCCTGCGCGGCATCCTCCTCGCGGTGGGATCGGGCGTCTCGATCGGCCTGTACTACATCACGATCTCGCAGACCGCCGATTCGTCGGGGGTCGTGCCGCTCGTGGCGAACCGGGTCGTCGCGGCGACGGTCATGTTCGCGGCGGTCGGCGTGCTCGCCGTGCGAGCGGGCGTCGCCGCCAGGACTCCGGCCGGCGTCGCCGCAGCGTCGTCGACGACGAGAGCGGATGCCTCGGACTCCCGCCGCACGACGCTGCGCGCCGGCATCGCGCTGGCGGTCGCATGCGGCGTGGTCGATGCGACCGCGAACGTCCTGCTCCTGCTCGGCATCCGCGCGGGCGATCTCGCGGTGGCCGCGGTGCTCGGCGCGATGTACCCGGCCGGGACGATCCTGCTCGCCGCGTTCGTGCTGCGCGAACGCATCGCGCCCGTGCAGTGGGCGGGCCTCGCGCTGGCCCTCGCCGCAGCCGGCATGCTCGCGCTCGCGTAGCGGGCGCGGTGCGCCCGGCTACAGGCGCACGACCTCGGTGACGCGCACGACGGCGGTGCCCTCCTCGGCGGATGCCTCGAGGTCGACCTCGGCGCGGATGCGCCAGTCGTGATGGCCCGCGGGGTCGTCGATCGTCTGCTCGACGCGCCAGATGCCGCCCGCGGCATCCGTTTCGTCGATGGCGACCAGGCGCGGCGAGCGCGCCGGCCCACCGGTGAGGAGGTCGTCGTGCTCGGCGAAGTAGCGGTCGAGCACATCGGGCCAGCCGGCGTCGGGGTCGAGTTCGGCGAGCTCCTCGTCGCGCTCGAGCGCGGCGAGCTGCACGCGGCGGAACAGCTCGTTGCGCACGAGCACCGTGAAGGCGCGGCGGTTCGCAACGACCGACGGCGGTGCGGGCGGCACGACGGGCGCCTCGTCCTCGGGCAGGTGGGCGGTGGGGTCGACGAGCTCGGCCCACTCGTCGACGAGGCTCGAGTCGACCTGGCGCACGAGCTCGCCGAGCCACTCGATGAGGTCGAGCAGTTCCTCGTCCTTGTGCTCGTCGGGCACGGTCTGCCGGATCGCTCGGAAGGCGTCCGAGAGGTAGCGCAGCACGAGGCCCTCGCTGCGCTGCAGCTGGTAGAACGAGACGTATTCCCCGAACGACATGCTGCGTTCGAACATGTCCCGCACGACGGCCTTGGGGCTGAGCTCGAAGTCGCGCACCCACGGCTGGCTCGACGCGAACGTCTCGAACGCGTGGGCGAGCAGCTCGTCGAGCGGCTTCGGCCAGGTGACCTCCTCGAGCAGCGCCATCCGCTCGTCGTATTCGATGCCGTCGCGCTTCATCGCCGCGACCGCCTCGCCGCGCGCCTTGTACTGCTGCTGCGACAGGATCGGGCGCGGGTCGTCGAGCGTCGACTCGATGATCGAGACCACGTCGAGCGAGTAGTGCCCGGTTGGGCCCACGCGCCCAGAGGCTCCGGGCAGCGCGCCAGCGCTGTCTGGAGAGGGCGTGGGGACCTGCTCGCTCGTCTTCGGGTCGAGGATCTCGATCGCGGCGAGCGCGAAGGGCGACAGCGGCTGGTTCAGCGCGAAGTTCGGTTGCAGGTCGACCGTCAGCCGCAGCGCGACCCCCAGCCCCGTGCCACCGCCGCCGCCGCCGCTCGTCTGCGCCGAGTGATACCCGTCGCGCCGAGTGATGCCGGCAGACCGGTATCCCTCGGCGGCACCGGTATCACTCGACGGATGGGGAGAGGCCGGGAGGATCTCGACGACGTCGGCGTCGCGGAGGGTGCGCAGGATGCCGAGCGCGCGGCGCGCGAGCTCGAACCGTCGCGCCCGCGGCTCGTGGTTGTCGAAGACGAGCGAGCGGATGGCGCCGGCCACGTCGCCTCCACGACCGATCACGTTGATCAGCATCGCCGCACTGAGCGTCAGCTGCGGCACGAGCGGCTCGGGCTCAGCGGCGACGAGGCGGTCGAACGACCCCTCGCCCCACGTGACGAACCCGGCCTGCGGCTTCTTGCGGACGATCTTCTTGAGCTTCTTCGGGTCGTCGCCCGCCTTGCGGACCGCGGTCTCGTTCTCGATCTCGTGGTCGGGTGCGAGCACGACGACGGTTCCCGCGGTGTCGTAGCCGGCCCGGCCCGCCCGCCCCGCGATCTGGTGGAACTCGCGCGCGGAGAGCTGCCGCATCCGCTGCCCGTCGTACTTCGA comes from the Agromyces marinus genome and includes:
- a CDS encoding DUF7144 family membrane protein — translated: MSEVQGSRPVTVTIIGLLAFIAGALDMVSGVVLFFLLPVQEVVDGFGGTGPMITAATVSIVIGLVTAVLAGGLLRGSQGARLIVTVLQVLSVIGSLFLAVAYLGIPVGEWIGIAVSAVVLILLWTPKASAFFTR
- the recQ gene encoding DNA helicase RecQ, with the translated sequence MTWSEHAHPLGAPDPADDIPWDPDELVPPEDEWAPPPPSDAGLPNAGPPNAGARAAAGARPAPARFSSAAEALRTVYGYDSFRGEQAAIIDHVASGGDAVVLMPTGGGKSLCYQIPALLREGTGVVVSPLIALMHDQVDGLVRNGVRAGYLNSSQTAAERSRVERAYLAGELDLLYVAPERLGSEQTKRFLERGTIALFAIDEAHCVAQWGHDFRPDYLALAELAERWPDVPRMALTATATEATHREITDRLSLGEARHFVSSFDRPNIQYRIAPKLDVRKQLLDFVRTEGRDADGNAVAGIVYALSRARTEKFAAFLAANGIDAVPYHAGLDAETRRRTQERFLREDGVVVVATIAFGMGIDKPDVRFVAHVDLPKSVEGYYQETGRAGRDGLPSTVWLAYGLQDVVQQRRMIDESPGDLAHRRRLAAHLDAMLALCETVECRRRNLLAYFGEPSDPCGNCDTCLEPPASWDGTVAAQKLMSTIVRLQRERGQRFGAGHLVDILRGKRTARVEQYGHDALATWAIGDDLTDAQWRGAVRQLLAQGLLQPVGEYGVLTLTDASAAVLSGERRVSFRVEPDRPSRARSARAAAPAAADLEPRDAELFEALRAWRAGEAREQGVPAYIVFGDATLRAVAVRRPGSVADLDGISGIGAKKLGAYGEAVLGVVAEHRG
- a CDS encoding copper resistance CopC family protein, with amino-acid sequence MPARRLSAFGAVVALTAMAVIAGPASPAAAHNTVIAVGPKDGSTVVTQPETVWLQTNDALLDVEGAGAMDVVGPDGLHYAGGCPAITGAIASVPAELGPAGEYTVVWRVVSADGHPISGEFDFDWEPADGEPLAEGAAESTCESSGSGAVEPGPQTEGEADAAGSGAASDLLWIGGAVMVALAAAGVAFLVIRRRDDDDGPDDAGSPDSAGPEDQATATGASDERPESARTD
- a CDS encoding YcnI family copper-binding membrane protein, with the translated sequence MRSITRTTAAAATALGAGTLLALAAPVAAQAHVVVTPSTTAAGSYSVLEFASGHGCEGSPTASYAVEIPESILSVTPTLKAGWEVEKVMVELDEPVEGAHGEVIAERVGQVVYTAATPQPDGYREAFQIQVRLPEDAAGERLEFPVLQTCVEGETAWAESPAADGSEPELPAPAIAVTEASAADGHGHSDDEAEGEEGHVEAETTASTDSSVDVLGRVLGITGLAVGAAGLVVAIAATRKKRA
- a CDS encoding bifunctional metallophosphatase/5'-nucleotidase, which codes for MQQRSPGAAPGRTASPARTRGRAAAGALAGATALALALGGVASAQAAPGAPGPNALGHLVDMNLLTFNDFHGRIEQSGSAGGVAALASAIKAFEAENRNTVVAAAGDLIGASTFTSFIQQDEPTMVTLSKAGLDVSSVGNHEFDRGFDDLTDRVIPLVDWEYLGANVYDKATGEAALPEYWTTKFQGVTIGFVGAVTDELPSLVSPGGIEDITVGDPVEATNRVADQLSDGDKKNGEADIVVLLVHEGAADTSVASATDPDSRFGKIVLGANDNVDAIVSGHTHLAYNHVIDGRPVISSGQYGERFSNMEITYDRKKDEIVQMENTIYTMAIRNERGDVIGYNYEQDPSIVPLVSEATAIADELGSVVLGDAAAGFGRAVRADPVGAPSFPENRGGESTLGNFVADVQKWSLNVDGTRNVQITFMNPGGLRADVAAGEVTFAEAAAVQPFANTLVSMNLTGAQIKQVLEEQWQPAGASRPFLKLGVNAEFAYTYDPAGPAGDRIDDMWLSGVPIDPAATYSVGVNSFLATGGDNFATLALGTSKADSGKIDLESMVDWFDTFGTATPDVKQRAVGVHLPGGTSVSAGASVTVNLSSLDFTRDEVDADTAVVSSGGVELGSAAIDTAYTPNFDEVGQASVNFTVPAGASGPTTFVVTVPSTGTTTSFTLDVS
- a CDS encoding EamA family transporter; its protein translation is MAVAVAVAVAVAVAVADDMLGAMLTAVLSLTGAIVYGAADFLGGLAARRIGAVLATAVSATAGLVAMLAALPVLGGIWSAADVGWGALSGLIGAVAIALLYACLAIGPMSILSPLTALLSAVTPMLWGTLVGAERFGTLGLWGLGLALVAVVLVGFVPERGAVRPSLRGILLAVGSGVSIGLYYITISQTADSSGVVPLVANRVVAATVMFAAVGVLAVRAGVAARTPAGVAAASSTTRADASDSRRTTLRAGIALAVACGVVDATANVLLLLGIRAGDLAVAAVLGAMYPAGTILLAAFVLRERIAPVQWAGLALALAAAGMLALA
- a CDS encoding DEAD/DEAH box helicase translates to MYDAFVDWAGGRGLALYPAQDEAVIELVTGANVILSTPTGTGKSLVAVAAHAASVARTAADREAGRPWGRTYYTAPIKALVSEKFFQLVEIFGATNVGMVTGDSSVNADAPIICCTAEILANLALRQGADAAVDQVVMDEFHYYGDPDRGWAWQVPLITLPHAQFVLMSATLGDVTDIADDLARRTGRDVARVTGVERPVPLHFSYAKTPVQETVEELLETKQAPVYIVHFSQAAAMERAQALSSIRVVTREQRDEIAEAIGGFRFTTGFGKILSRLVRAGIGVHHAGMLPRYRRLVETLAQRGLLRVICGTDTLGVGINVPIRSVLITALSKYDGQRMRQLSAREFHQIAGRAGRAGYDTAGTVVVLAPDHEIENETAVRKAGDDPKKLKKIVRKKPQAGFVTWGEGSFDRLVAAEPEPLVPQLTLSAAMLINVIGRGGDVAGAIRSLVFDNHEPRARRFELARRALGILRTLRDADVVEILPASPHPSSDTGAAEGYRSAGITRRDGYHSAQTSGGGGGGTGLGVALRLTVDLQPNFALNQPLSPFALAAIEILDPKTSEQVPTPSPDSAGALPGASGRVGPTGHYSLDVVSIIESTLDDPRPILSQQQYKARGEAVAAMKRDGIEYDERMALLEEVTWPKPLDELLAHAFETFASSQPWVRDFELSPKAVVRDMFERSMSFGEYVSFYQLQRSEGLVLRYLSDAFRAIRQTVPDEHKDEELLDLIEWLGELVRQVDSSLVDEWAELVDPTAHLPEDEAPVVPPAPPSVVANRRAFTVLVRNELFRRVQLAALERDEELAELDPDAGWPDVLDRYFAEHDDLLTGGPARSPRLVAIDETDAAGGIWRVEQTIDDPAGHHDWRIRAEVDLEASAEEGTAVVRVTEVVRL